One genomic region from Bactrocera tryoni isolate S06 chromosome 3, CSIRO_BtryS06_freeze2, whole genome shotgun sequence encodes:
- the LOC120770026 gene encoding microtubule-associated protein RP/EB family member 1 isoform X5, translated as MAVNVYSTNVTTENLSRHDMLAWVNDCLQAQFGKIEELCTGAAYCQFMDMLFPGSVPMKRVKFRTNLEHEYIQNFKILQASFKKMAVDKIIPVDKLIKGRFQDNFEFLQWFKKFFDANYDGREYEPLIARSGVKLGNGIGGGGGGSSGRGSSNDLLEKRPIQMPNRTHALPAVTQRTAVRSERVGVSKVPPRAAAPVVTKSAAVNNTTGAVKKSGDSSNAVSNQQIEELSNQVMDMRLNLEGLEKERDFYFSKLRDIEILCQEAAEGDPHPLIQKILDIMYATEV; from the exons ATGGCAGTCAACGTGTACTCCACAAATGTGACTACTGAAAATTTATCCAGACATGATATGCTCGCTTGGGTAAATGATTGCCTGCAAGCGCAATTTGGTAAAATTGAAGAGCTCTGCACTG GCGCTGCTTATTGCCAGTTCATGGATATGTTGTTCCCCGGCTCGGTGCCAATGAAAAGGGTCAAGTTCCGTACAAATTTGGAACACGAATATATtcagaattttaaaatcttgcaagcATCTTTTAAAAAGATGGCAGTTGATAAG ataATACCAGTCGATAAGTTGATAAAAGGTCGTTTCCaagataattttgaatttttacaatGGTTTAAAAAGTTCTTCGATGCAAATTATGATGGGCGCGAATATGAGCCGCTTATAGCTCGTAGCGGCGTCAAGCTGGGCAATGGCAttggtggtggcggcggcggcagtAGTGGTCGAGGCAGTAGCAACGATTTACTCGAGAAGCGACCCATACAGATGCCAAATCGAACGCATGCGTTACCGGCTGTAACACAACGTACCGCCGTTAGGTCGGAACGCGTTGGAG TTTCCAAAGTACCACCTCGCGCAGCAGCACCAGTCGTAACTAAGTCAGCTGCCGTGAACAATACCACCGGTGCAGTTAAAAAGTCCGGCGACTCATCCAATGCGGTGTCGAACCAACAGATCGAGGAGTTGTCCAATCAG GTCATGGATATGCGTTTGAATTTGGAAGGTTTGGAGAAAGAGCGAGATTTCTATTTCTCAAAATTGCGTGACATAGAAATACT CTGCCAAGAAGCAGCAGAAGGTGACCCGCATCCTTTAATA
- the LOC120770026 gene encoding microtubule-associated protein RP/EB family member 1 isoform X2 — translation MAVNVYSTNVTTENLSRHDMLAWVNDCLQAQFGKIEELCTGAAYCQFMDMLFPGSVPMKRVKFRTNLEHEYIQNFKILQASFKKMAVDKIIPVDKLIKGRFQDNFEFLQWFKKFFDANYDGREYEPLIARSGVKLGNGIGGGGGGSSGRGSSNDLLEKRPIQMPNRTHALPAVTQRTAVRSERVGVSKVPPRAAAPVVTKSAAVNNTTGAVKKSGDSSNAVSNQQIEELSNQVMDMRLNLEGLEKERDFYFSKLRDIEILCQEAAEGDPHPLIQKILDIMYATEDGFAPPDEIPPEDEEY, via the exons ATGGCAGTCAACGTGTACTCCACAAATGTGACTACTGAAAATTTATCCAGACATGATATGCTCGCTTGGGTAAATGATTGCCTGCAAGCGCAATTTGGTAAAATTGAAGAGCTCTGCACTG GCGCTGCTTATTGCCAGTTCATGGATATGTTGTTCCCCGGCTCGGTGCCAATGAAAAGGGTCAAGTTCCGTACAAATTTGGAACACGAATATATtcagaattttaaaatcttgcaagcATCTTTTAAAAAGATGGCAGTTGATAAG ataATACCAGTCGATAAGTTGATAAAAGGTCGTTTCCaagataattttgaatttttacaatGGTTTAAAAAGTTCTTCGATGCAAATTATGATGGGCGCGAATATGAGCCGCTTATAGCTCGTAGCGGCGTCAAGCTGGGCAATGGCAttggtggtggcggcggcggcagtAGTGGTCGAGGCAGTAGCAACGATTTACTCGAGAAGCGACCCATACAGATGCCAAATCGAACGCATGCGTTACCGGCTGTAACACAACGTACCGCCGTTAGGTCGGAACGCGTTGGAG TTTCCAAAGTACCACCTCGCGCAGCAGCACCAGTCGTAACTAAGTCAGCTGCCGTGAACAATACCACCGGTGCAGTTAAAAAGTCCGGCGACTCATCCAATGCGGTGTCGAACCAACAGATCGAGGAGTTGTCCAATCAG GTCATGGATATGCGTTTGAATTTGGAAGGTTTGGAGAAAGAGCGAGATTTCTATTTCTCAAAATTGCGTGACATAGAAATACT CTGCCAAGAAGCAGCAGAAGGTGACCCGCATCCTTTAATA
- the LOC120770026 gene encoding microtubule-associated protein RP/EB family member 1 isoform X4, which produces MAVNVYSTNVTTENLSRHDMLAWVNDCLQAQFGKIEELCTGAAYCQFMDMLFPGSVPMKRVKFRTNLEHEYIQNFKILQASFKKMAVDKIIPIDKLIKGRFQDNFEFLQWFKKFFDANYDGRDYDASAARDGAPMGFGSGVVKALPGTGGGSLSSRKPVAIAPPARSSTTSTTRPISKVPPRAAAPVVTKSAAVNNTTGAVKKSGDSSNAVSNQQIEELSNQVMDMRLNLEGLEKERDFYFSKLRDIEILCQEAAEGDPHPLIQKILDIMYATEDGFAPPDEIPPEDEEY; this is translated from the exons ATGGCAGTCAACGTGTACTCCACAAATGTGACTACTGAAAATTTATCCAGACATGATATGCTCGCTTGGGTAAATGATTGCCTGCAAGCGCAATTTGGTAAAATTGAAGAGCTCTGCACTG GCGCTGCTTATTGCCAGTTCATGGATATGTTGTTCCCCGGCTCGGTGCCAATGAAAAGGGTCAAGTTCCGTACAAATTTGGAACACGAATATATtcagaattttaaaatcttgcaagcATCTTTTAAAAAGATGGCAGTTGATAAG ataatccCAATTGACAAACTGATCAAGGGCCGTTTTCAAgataatttcgaatttttacaaTGGTTTAAAAAATTCTTCGATGCCAATTATGATGGCCGAGATTACGATGCCAGTGCTGCTAGAGACGGTGCTCCAATGGGTTTTGGTTCGGGTGTGGTGAAGGCTTTGCCTGGCACCGGTGGCGGTTCGTTATCCTCTCGTAAGCCAGTGGCCATAGCACCGCCGGCGCGTTCATCAACAACATCGACGACACGGCCCA TTTCCAAAGTACCACCTCGCGCAGCAGCACCAGTCGTAACTAAGTCAGCTGCCGTGAACAATACCACCGGTGCAGTTAAAAAGTCCGGCGACTCATCCAATGCGGTGTCGAACCAACAGATCGAGGAGTTGTCCAATCAG GTCATGGATATGCGTTTGAATTTGGAAGGTTTGGAGAAAGAGCGAGATTTCTATTTCTCAAAATTGCGTGACATAGAAATACT CTGCCAAGAAGCAGCAGAAGGTGACCCGCATCCTTTAATA